One Gemmatimonadota bacterium DNA window includes the following coding sequences:
- the sufC gene encoding Fe-S cluster assembly ATPase SufC yields MENRVLEIINLHARAGEKQILNGITLTVNPGEVHAIMGPNGSGKSTLAQVLSGHPAYEVTDGQVRYQGQDLLDMEPEERAQAGVFLAFQYPVEIPGVSNAYFLRAALNEIRKARGEEEMDPLDFMDLVEEKLKLVEWGPEILSRAVNHGFSGGEKKRNEILQMAVLEPKLAILDETDSGLDIDALRIVANGVNKLRRPDNATILVTHYQRLLNYIVPDFVHVLAGGRIVKSGGKELALELEAKGYEWLTEAVGSA; encoded by the coding sequence ATGGAGAACCGAGTGCTCGAGATCATCAACCTGCACGCCCGCGCGGGCGAGAAGCAGATCCTGAACGGCATCACCCTCACCGTGAACCCCGGCGAGGTGCACGCCATCATGGGGCCCAACGGCTCCGGCAAGAGCACGCTGGCCCAGGTGCTCTCCGGCCACCCGGCCTACGAGGTCACCGACGGCCAGGTGCGCTACCAGGGCCAGGACCTGCTCGACATGGAACCCGAGGAGCGCGCCCAGGCGGGCGTCTTCCTGGCGTTCCAGTACCCGGTGGAGATCCCCGGCGTTTCCAACGCCTACTTCCTCCGCGCCGCGCTCAACGAGATCCGCAAGGCGCGCGGCGAGGAGGAGATGGACCCGCTCGACTTCATGGACCTGGTCGAGGAGAAGCTCAAGCTGGTGGAGTGGGGCCCGGAGATCCTCTCGCGGGCGGTCAACCACGGCTTCTCCGGCGGCGAGAAGAAGCGCAACGAGATCCTGCAGATGGCGGTGCTGGAGCCGAAGCTCGCGATCCTCGACGAGACCGACTCGGGCCTCGACATCGACGCGCTCCGGATCGTGGCCAACGGGGTCAACAAGCTCCGCCGCCCCGACAACGCCACCATCCTGGTCACCCACTACCAGCGGCTGCTCAATTACATCGTGCCCGACTTCGTGCACGTGCTGGCGGGCGGGCGGATCGTCAAGTCGGGCGGCAAGGAGCTGGCGCTGGAGCTCGAGGCCAAGGGCTACGAGTGGCTCACCGAAGCGGTGGGGTCGGCGTGA
- a CDS encoding cysteine desulfurase — translation MTVAQRPAGTAQAEAGQLDVARLRHDFPVLRARVNGRPLAYLDNGATSQRPRPVVEAEADFALLENANVHRGVHTLSQRATQRYDAVREQVRGFLNAAEAAEIVFTSGTTAALNLVAQSYARPRLGPGDEILLTGMEHHSNIVPWQLVAAATGARVTVLPVTDRGELDLAALPGLLTPRTRLVAVAHVSNVLGTVNPIRKLADRVHAAGGVLVVDGAQAVPHLPVDVQALGADFYVASAHKMYGPTGVGFLYGRLPLLEAMPPWQGGGGMIQRVTFERTTYAPVPARFEAGTPPISQVIGLGAAITWLQALDWAAVARHEADLLAEATERVAALPGARIIGTAAERVGVLSFVLEGIHPHDVGTVLDLHGVAVRASHHCAQPLMERFGVPGTVRASFAVYNTREEVDQLVDGLREARRVFGA, via the coding sequence ATGACCGTGGCGCAGCGCCCGGCGGGGACGGCACAGGCGGAGGCGGGCCAGCTCGACGTGGCCCGGCTCCGGCACGACTTTCCCGTGCTCCGCGCCCGCGTCAACGGCCGGCCCCTGGCCTACCTCGACAACGGCGCCACCAGCCAGCGGCCCCGCCCGGTGGTCGAGGCCGAGGCCGACTTCGCGCTGCTGGAGAACGCCAACGTCCACCGCGGCGTCCATACCCTGAGCCAGCGCGCCACCCAGCGCTACGACGCGGTGCGGGAGCAGGTGCGCGGCTTCCTGAACGCCGCCGAGGCCGCCGAGATCGTCTTCACCTCCGGGACCACCGCGGCGCTCAACCTGGTGGCGCAGAGCTACGCCCGCCCGCGGCTCGGCCCGGGCGATGAGATCCTCCTGACCGGGATGGAGCACCACTCGAACATCGTCCCCTGGCAGCTGGTGGCCGCGGCCACCGGCGCCCGGGTCACGGTGCTGCCGGTGACCGACCGGGGCGAGCTCGACCTGGCGGCGCTCCCCGGCCTGCTCACCCCGCGCACCCGCCTCGTCGCCGTGGCCCACGTCTCCAACGTGCTGGGGACGGTGAACCCGATCCGGAAGCTGGCCGACCGGGTCCACGCCGCGGGTGGCGTGCTGGTGGTGGACGGCGCCCAGGCGGTGCCGCACCTCCCGGTGGACGTGCAGGCGCTCGGTGCCGACTTCTATGTGGCGAGCGCCCACAAGATGTACGGGCCCACCGGGGTGGGATTCCTGTATGGCCGGCTGCCGCTGCTCGAGGCGATGCCGCCGTGGCAGGGCGGGGGCGGGATGATCCAGCGGGTCACCTTCGAGCGCACCACCTACGCCCCGGTGCCGGCGCGGTTCGAGGCGGGCACGCCGCCGATCAGCCAGGTGATCGGGCTGGGCGCCGCCATCACCTGGCTGCAGGCGCTCGACTGGGCGGCCGTGGCCCGGCATGAGGCCGACCTGCTGGCCGAGGCCACCGAGCGGGTGGCGGCGCTCCCCGGCGCCCGGATCATCGGCACGGCGGCGGAGCGGGTGGGGGTGCTGTCGTTCGTGCTCGAGGGCATCCACCCGCACGACGTGGGTACCGTCCTCGACCTGCACGGCGTGGCGGTGCGCGCCAGCCATCACTGCGCCCAGCCCCTGATGGAGCGGTTCGGCGTGCCGGGCACGGTCCGGGCGTCGTTCGCGGTCTACAACACCCGCGAGGAGGTCGACCAGCTGGTCGACGGCCTGCGCGAGGCCCGGAGGGTCTTCGGCGCATGA
- a CDS encoding ABC transporter permease, with amino-acid sequence MDKIFAVMRREFVERVRTKAFIIGTVIVPLMTLGFGYLPQLLMQRETRARHVVLLDAVGGATGDSVESALRAASVGKDSVRRARYVVTRLDAGGRMEALRDSLVSRVGLGDSTNRGPDGIVVLTAQAIDSGRMVYYGNNVASFSDMNALERALEPALRSQRLLLRDADPGLIAAAGIRLDLDTKKVSDGKVTGESGESSFWLAYITSFVMYLSLVMYGVQVMGAVLEEKSNRIVEVLISSMTPFQLLLGKVLGVAGAGLLQLAIWGGAGFYLTSVVAGRSATAGMDQLAADGTARSFDLPTVSVELVLVILVFFLLGFLLYSALYAAVGSMCTTQQETQQAAQPVTIILAVGFVSLFALLNDSSSSLARILSFIPFFAPMVIPVRYAISPLPLSEVLIAVASTLVGMVAVVWLAGRIYRVGILSYGKKPSIKELWRWVRTD; translated from the coding sequence ATGGACAAGATCTTTGCCGTGATGCGGCGGGAGTTCGTCGAGCGGGTCCGGACCAAGGCCTTCATCATCGGTACCGTGATCGTGCCGCTGATGACCCTCGGCTTCGGGTACCTCCCCCAGCTGCTGATGCAGCGGGAGACCCGGGCCCGCCACGTGGTGCTGCTCGATGCCGTGGGCGGCGCCACCGGCGACAGCGTGGAGTCCGCGCTCCGCGCGGCGAGCGTCGGGAAGGACTCGGTCCGGCGGGCCCGGTACGTCGTGACCCGGCTGGACGCCGGCGGCCGGATGGAGGCCCTGCGGGACTCACTGGTGTCCCGGGTGGGGCTCGGCGACAGCACCAACCGCGGCCCCGACGGCATCGTGGTGCTGACCGCCCAGGCCATCGACTCCGGGCGGATGGTCTACTATGGCAACAACGTCGCCAGCTTCAGCGACATGAACGCCCTGGAGCGGGCGCTGGAGCCCGCCCTGCGGTCGCAGCGGCTCCTGCTCCGGGACGCCGATCCCGGCCTCATCGCCGCGGCGGGGATCCGGCTCGACCTGGACACCAAGAAAGTCTCCGATGGCAAGGTGACCGGGGAGAGCGGGGAGAGCTCGTTCTGGCTGGCCTACATCACCTCGTTCGTGATGTACCTGTCGCTGGTGATGTACGGGGTGCAGGTGATGGGCGCGGTGCTCGAGGAGAAGTCCAACCGGATCGTTGAGGTGCTGATCTCCAGCATGACGCCCTTCCAGCTCCTCCTCGGCAAGGTGCTCGGCGTGGCCGGGGCGGGGCTGCTGCAGCTGGCCATCTGGGGCGGGGCGGGGTTCTACCTGACCAGCGTCGTGGCGGGGCGTTCCGCCACCGCCGGCATGGACCAGCTGGCCGCCGACGGCACGGCGCGGAGCTTCGACCTCCCGACGGTGTCGGTGGAGCTGGTGCTGGTGATCCTGGTGTTCTTCCTGCTCGGGTTCCTGCTCTACTCGGCCCTGTACGCCGCGGTCGGGTCGATGTGCACCACCCAGCAGGAGACCCAGCAGGCGGCGCAGCCGGTGACGATCATCCTGGCGGTGGGCTTCGTCTCCCTGTTCGCCCTGCTCAACGACTCGTCCAGCTCCCTGGCGCGGATCCTGAGCTTCATCCCGTTCTTCGCGCCGATGGTCATCCCCGTCCGCTACGCCATCTCCCCGCTCCCGCTGAGCGAGGTGCTGATCGCGGTGGCCTCGACCCTGGTGGGCATGGTGGCGGTGGTCTGGCTGGCGGGGCGGATCTACCGGGTGGGCATCCTGTCGTACGGCAAGAAGCCCAGCATCAAGGAGCTGTGGCGCTGGGTGCGCACGGACTGA
- the sufD gene encoding Fe-S cluster assembly protein SufD, whose product MSGAILQGDGAATRSGGWLAALRQAGLERFQAAGFPSSRDEDWRFVNLAPLVATPFRLAEPAEGQVTREALAPYLYAIPGVVTLVFVNGRYTPALSTVPALPAGVTVQPLAAALASDAELLGRHLGQYARADDNGFTALNTASLKDGLFVRVAAGVQAPAPIHAVFVTAGQAAGAATHPRSFILVERGARVAVLESYVGLDDAAYLTNAVTEAIVQDGATLEHTKIQRESERAYHVGTTHIRHGQDSRGLSFSVSFGAALCRNNLDVFLDGPGVDAHMLGLYMGRDRQEVDNHTSLMHAHPHCGTREIYKGILDGRSHGVFNGKIYVTPLAQKTDAKQTNRALLLSDTARIDTKPQLEIFADDVKCTHGATVGALDQMAAFYLKSRGIGGELARKILTYAFAAEVLEEIPHEAVRAALEAVVMQRLEERAEA is encoded by the coding sequence GTGAGCGGCGCGATCCTCCAGGGCGACGGGGCCGCGACCCGGAGCGGCGGCTGGCTGGCCGCCCTGCGGCAGGCGGGGCTCGAGCGCTTCCAGGCGGCGGGATTCCCCAGCAGCCGGGACGAGGACTGGCGCTTCGTGAACCTGGCCCCGCTGGTGGCCACGCCCTTCCGCCTGGCGGAGCCGGCGGAGGGCCAGGTCACCCGCGAGGCGCTGGCGCCCTACCTCTATGCCATCCCCGGGGTGGTCACCCTGGTGTTCGTGAATGGCCGCTACACGCCGGCGCTGTCCACGGTACCCGCGCTGCCGGCCGGCGTCACGGTGCAGCCGCTCGCCGCCGCGCTGGCCTCGGACGCGGAGCTGCTGGGACGGCACCTGGGCCAGTATGCCCGGGCCGACGACAATGGCTTCACCGCGCTCAATACGGCGTCGCTCAAGGACGGCCTGTTCGTGCGGGTGGCGGCCGGGGTACAGGCCCCCGCGCCGATCCACGCGGTGTTCGTCACCGCCGGCCAGGCGGCCGGGGCCGCCACCCACCCGCGCAGCTTCATTTTGGTGGAGCGGGGCGCCCGGGTGGCGGTGCTGGAGAGCTACGTGGGCCTCGACGACGCGGCCTACCTGACCAACGCCGTCACCGAGGCGATCGTCCAGGACGGCGCCACGCTCGAGCACACCAAGATCCAGCGGGAGAGCGAGCGTGCCTATCACGTGGGCACCACCCACATCCGCCACGGGCAGGACAGCCGCGGGCTCTCCTTCTCGGTGAGCTTCGGCGCCGCGCTGTGCCGCAACAACCTGGACGTGTTCCTCGACGGGCCCGGGGTGGACGCCCACATGCTCGGGCTCTACATGGGCCGCGACCGCCAGGAAGTGGACAACCACACCAGCCTGATGCACGCCCATCCCCACTGCGGCACCCGCGAGATCTACAAGGGCATCCTCGACGGGCGGTCGCACGGCGTGTTCAACGGCAAGATCTACGTGACGCCGCTCGCGCAGAAGACCGACGCGAAGCAGACCAACCGGGCGCTGCTGCTCTCCGACACGGCGCGGATCGACACCAAGCCGCAGCTCGAGATCTTCGCGGACGACGTGAAGTGCACCCACGGCGCCACGGTGGGGGCCCTCGACCAGATGGCGGCCTTCTACCTGAAGAGCCGGGGCATCGGCGGGGAGCTGGCCCGGAAGATCCTGACCTACGCCTTCGCGGCGGAGGTGCTGGAGGAGATTCCCCACGAGGCGGTGCGGGCCGCGCTCGAGGCGGTGGTGATGCAGCGGCTCGAGGAGCGGGCGGAGGCCTAG
- a CDS encoding SUF system NifU family Fe-S cluster assembly protein yields MTDASELYQSIILDHNRAPRNYRALEAPDRAAEGYNPLCGDQLKVWLKLDGDRIADVSFLGSGCAISKASASLMTTVVKGKTLAEAGRMFDSFHRMVTGAGGPADDLPAKLAVFSGVREFPARVKCASLAWHALSSALRSQAGADPAGSST; encoded by the coding sequence ATGACCGACGCGAGCGAGCTCTACCAGAGCATCATCCTCGACCACAACCGGGCGCCGCGGAACTATCGCGCGCTCGAGGCGCCGGATCGCGCCGCCGAGGGGTACAACCCGCTGTGCGGCGACCAGCTCAAGGTCTGGCTCAAGCTCGACGGCGACCGGATCGCCGACGTGAGCTTCCTCGGCTCGGGGTGCGCCATCTCCAAGGCCTCCGCCTCGCTGATGACCACCGTGGTTAAGGGCAAGACCCTCGCCGAGGCGGGCCGGATGTTCGACAGCTTTCACCGGATGGTCACCGGCGCCGGCGGGCCCGCCGACGACCTGCCCGCCAAGCTGGCGGTCTTCTCCGGCGTCCGGGAGTTCCCGGCGCGGGTGAAGTGCGCCAGCCTGGCCTGGCACGCCCTCAGCAGCGCCCTGCGCAGCCAGGCCGGGGCGGACCCGGCCGGTTCCAGCACCTAG
- a CDS encoding ferredoxin: MPYQISVNRDLCSSNAKCVSLAPEVFELDDEEICVILDPEGAKDKRILLAAKACPEDAITLVDDAGEQVWP; this comes from the coding sequence ATGCCCTACCAGATCAGCGTCAACCGCGACCTGTGCTCGAGCAACGCCAAGTGCGTGTCGCTTGCGCCGGAGGTCTTCGAGCTCGATGACGAGGAGATCTGCGTCATCCTCGACCCCGAGGGGGCCAAGGACAAGCGGATCCTCCTGGCCGCCAAGGCCTGCCCCGAGGACGCCATCACGCTGGTCGACGACGCCGGCGAACAGGTCTGGCCCTAG
- a CDS encoding ATP-binding cassette domain-containing protein — MAVAVISVQRVTKRYAGHTAVHALSLEVPAGGIFGLLGPNGAGKTTTIRMLLSIITPDEGQVVLFGGGGSGRELAPRIGYLPEERGLYPKMRVLDQLAFLGEAKGLSRWDARKRAKAWLERLGIGDWALRKVSDLSKGMQQKVQFAGALQHEPELVILDEPFSGLDPVNSQVMRDVVVEVARSGRSVLFSTHIMEHAEKMCERVAIIARGEKVVDGTLAEIKREAGKSHVALSFTRNAPVAQQVLGDRSLVATVDDAGASAEVGLVPGADPERLLKALIAADVGLSRFEVVEPSLQSIFIAKVGPEAAHPVAREGV; from the coding sequence ATGGCCGTCGCCGTCATCTCCGTCCAGCGCGTGACCAAGCGGTACGCTGGACATACCGCGGTCCACGCGCTGTCGCTCGAGGTGCCCGCCGGGGGCATCTTCGGCCTGCTCGGCCCCAACGGGGCCGGCAAGACCACCACCATCCGCATGCTGCTCAGCATCATCACCCCGGATGAGGGCCAGGTGGTGCTGTTCGGTGGGGGCGGCTCGGGGCGCGAGCTGGCGCCCCGGATCGGGTACCTGCCGGAGGAGCGCGGGCTCTATCCCAAGATGCGGGTGCTGGACCAGCTCGCCTTCCTGGGGGAGGCCAAGGGTCTCTCCCGCTGGGATGCCCGCAAGCGCGCCAAGGCCTGGCTGGAGCGGCTGGGCATCGGCGACTGGGCGCTCCGGAAGGTCTCCGACCTCTCCAAGGGCATGCAGCAGAAGGTGCAGTTCGCGGGGGCGCTGCAGCATGAGCCGGAGCTGGTGATCCTCGACGAGCCGTTCAGCGGGCTCGACCCGGTCAACAGCCAGGTCATGCGCGACGTGGTGGTGGAGGTGGCCCGGAGCGGCCGGAGCGTGCTCTTCTCCACCCACATCATGGAACACGCCGAGAAGATGTGCGAACGGGTGGCGATCATCGCGCGGGGGGAGAAGGTGGTGGACGGCACCCTGGCCGAGATCAAGCGGGAGGCCGGGAAGAGCCACGTGGCGCTGAGCTTCACCCGCAACGCCCCGGTGGCCCAGCAGGTCCTGGGCGACCGCAGCCTGGTGGCCACCGTGGATGACGCCGGCGCAAGCGCCGAGGTGGGGCTGGTGCCGGGGGCCGATCCGGAGCGCCTGCTCAAGGCGCTGATCGCCGCCGACGTGGGGCTGTCCCGCTTCGAGGTCGTGGAGCCGTCGCTGCAGTCCATCTTCATTGCCAAGGTCGGGCCCGAAGCAGCCCACCCCGTGGCCCGCGAGGGGGTCTGA
- a CDS encoding BrxA/BrxB family bacilliredoxin produces the protein MAYDPRMVQPMREEMVRMGARELTTVAEVDAALGDQKGTTLVVVNSVCGCAAGGARPALALALTHAVRPQQVVTVFAGQDTEATARARQYFADYAPSSPSMALFRDGEVVHFVHRHMIEGHAPAAIAGSLTAAFDKFCATSSV, from the coding sequence ATGGCGTACGATCCGCGGATGGTCCAGCCGATGCGCGAGGAGATGGTCCGCATGGGCGCCCGCGAACTCACCACCGTGGCCGAAGTCGATGCGGCGCTCGGTGACCAGAAGGGCACCACCCTGGTGGTGGTCAACTCGGTCTGCGGCTGCGCCGCCGGCGGCGCCCGGCCGGCGCTGGCCCTGGCGCTCACGCACGCGGTCCGTCCCCAGCAGGTGGTGACCGTCTTTGCCGGCCAGGACACCGAGGCCACCGCCCGGGCCCGGCAGTACTTCGCCGACTACGCCCCGAGCAGCCCGTCGATGGCGCTGTTCCGCGATGGTGAGGTCGTGCACTTCGTGCACCGCCACATGATCGAGGGCCACGCCCCCGCCGCGATCGCCGGCAGCCTCACGGCGGCCTTCGACAAGTTCTGCGCCACCAGCTCCGTCTGA